DNA sequence from the Cottoperca gobio chromosome 10, fCotGob3.1, whole genome shotgun sequence genome:
GTGTACAAGACAGGTGACGTGCCTTTGGTGAGGGTGGAGGCCAACACAGGGGAGATCTTTACCACCAATCACAGAATCGACCGGGAGAAGCTGTGCTCAGGGGTCTTCGCTGAGAAACGCTGCTACTATGAGATTGAGGTGGCCGTGCTGCCAGATGAAATCTTCAGATTGGTCAAGATCCGCTTCCTGATCGAGGATGTAAATGACAACGCACCACTTTTCCAGTCCACTGTAATAAACATCTCTATCCCGGAGAACACGGCCATCAACACCCGCTACCCGGTGCCCTCAGCATTTGACCCTGATGTTGGGATCAATGGGATTCAACATTATGAACTGGTCAAGGTGAGGATCAATCCCGTTTCATCTCTCACATATAGAAAATGAATAGGAATGTTGTTATGTGTCAGAGTTGCCTTAGTTATCTTaattttgataaaaaataaaataaaacatttatgttcAATCACTGGAGGAGAAAAGATCATTCaagtcctctgtgtgtgtgatacaaacaGAGAGATCAAAAAGCCATTTCTCAAAGTtccaaaaataaagaatataaatatatacatatatactgtatgtatggttCATTATGAATGTTGATTTTGTTTGTCTAACACCACGACTGCAACAGTCTCTGACTACATGTCAGTCAGGACTCCTATACATccctgttttatttaaaattacaGCTGGACTGCCAGCTGTAATctgataattaataattaaaacatcCAAGTAGCTGAATGTTGCTGAATGTTTAACTGAAGTTGATAGAGGCTTTTACTGTATGTCCGCAATCTCATGTCTAAACTAAAAGCCATCTTGTACAAATGAATTTAGTTCTATAGTGAATAAGTGAAAGATATTGATAGTGAAATATACGGGCCTGAAGCCTCATGTTACTGGTACAGTCTTCAAGTTACTGGTTCGCTTTATGGACTTAATAGAATAAAAAGCTTTTAGTAGAAAGATTACATTCGATAAACCAAATAGCCCCGTAGCAATCTATTTTGGAGCAACAATTAGAAAGAATAAATGGGAAAGAAAGTATaaaatgaattgtcttttcaaATAACCATATAGATCTTCAAAGCAAGCAGAATTTTAGTCGGCACACAACTATTGATGGATCTCTTACACACTGATCTGCCTGCAGCATGCCACCTGTCTACATCAGCTCTGATTGGTtgactttttttaatcaatcacCCTAcgatattttctttcttcagatTTGGCTCACCATGGCTTTCATGTAATATCACTCAGATTCTGCATTATACTGTAGCGTGTGCTGTAAACCTGCTATATTGCAGTAGAGCTGTAGCGCTGTAGTGTATATCCATATAGTAAATTAATTTTGACACGTTGGAAATATGACCTACTTTTTCATAAGGTGGAATGTGTCATGAATCCAAACATGTTTTATACCATGCCATTAATATCTCCATATGCTTTATGTCATTATGAGGGAAGGCTATAAATAAGGGGAAGTTTTCACTATGTACAGTATTATTGAGAACAAGCAGTAGAAAGTGCACACGCAGCATATACTGCATGTCCAATTTCCAGCAACAGGTTACATGTGCTGAACATAGTAGATTTAGGCTAGTGAGAAGAAGACTGCTGAATTATGTTAAAATGTGTCTCATGCAGAAATAGGAACGCTTTTCTTCATCATCTAATTGATGCTTTATTAAACTGCAGTGCAATATTCTTTGTTACCTACTAATGGAGTCAGCCCTAAATCCAGAAAATAAGGTTCATATCATGCATTCTTCATTTATAGTCTAGACAATACTCTATGCTTTGTGGATAGATGAATATTGGAGATGACATGAGCTCTTACAAATGAAGCGTAATTAAAGAGGGAGATGCAAGCACTCTGGAGGAAACcctaaacataataaataaagaaagattACTAGGTTTTGAGAGCATGGTGCGAGACAGAAATGACAAGTCCATCTTGGAGTCTCAGATGAAATTAACACGGGGTTGGAATGAACAGAATCGTTGCTGTCCGTGTCTGCCTTGAATAccaatttgcatttttaaagagTCCCACTGCCAAGGCCTCTCCAGCGCAATGTCCTGAATTGTTCATGCCTGGAAAATCACCAACCGAATGTTCTGCTCATTATGATGATCATCTGCAATCATTTTCTTTGCCCTTTTCACAATATAAAGCTTTCTAAAACCCTCGCCTAGACTGTGGTTGTATTATCTTTTGCTGGAAATTCTTCTTAGAGCATCCTCGGCACTGTGTCCCTGACTCAGTTCTTCtcattatattttcattgtACTCAAGATTAATTTCCTTGTATTCCAGGTTCCATATGAGTAAAACACAGGGAGAGGCATTAAAGGAGCCAGAAACATTATTTCAGAAGTGCAGTAGAAAGCCAAGGGTTTAGTGGGGAAGAAATGTGCAAGCATTTCCTAGAATAGCTCTTGGCCGCTAAGCCACCCTTGGACTATCTTTGTATGGTCCTCTGAGATTTGTCTCAGAAGCTCCCTCAGAATGATAGTTTTCCCAGTTTCCTTGTGTTGTGCTGAAATTGCTTCCATTGTGTAGCACAGTGAGCCATGCTCAATGGTGGACCACTCCACATGTAGCATGCCTGAATTGtcaacatacaaaacaaatgaaagaaacatgGTAGCTTCTTTTTGCACAATTTTGTCTTTTTCCAAAGCTAAGAGGGACAACGGGTAATTTCATCCAACACAGTGCTCCACACAAAACATAATGGTTGGTAATCACACTTAAAGTGAAACTTTACCATCAGTCTGGTGGTATGCTATGTCACCTGAACTGCAGAAAAAGGCGTCCTACGAAATGGTCAAGGTCAGAGAAAGCAATAACATGCACGGCTGGAGGAGGATGTCCCATGAAAGCAGATTCTATCACTTTACGTATTCACAACTTAGAGGCCAACACGGAAACATACTCAAGACTAAAGGAGATTCTGCTGTTGGTTTTGCTCATGATTTTTGGCTGTTCACAAACATTGGTCCATTTTCTTATTCCAGTGGTGTATTAGTTTGCAGCATCACACACTACATTAATCCAAGTTGCATCTATGTCAGCATCTTCAGACGCTTAAGTCTTGTTCAAGTCATTTCATGTAGATCCATTTTCTGCTGCTGGCTGGGTTATGCCTCACTGATAAAGTGGATGATGAAGTGGGTGTCTCTATTTTGGTTGGGCAATCTGGAGGGCTCTTAGACTTAACCTTTTGCCACATAGCTTTTTGCTTGCAACATTTCTATCTGAAATACACCTAAGATTGTTGAGTGGATGAAGTGGTCTTTTTTGCTGGTACTCCAAGTCTTAGCTTGAATAATTTCATTCCTAAAATTCTAACTTTGCATTTGAAGATGCACAATTTATTCAAGCTCCATTCCCAAGAAGCAAGAAAGGTTTGATTAATGCATTGCTTGCTGCCTATAGGCAGTGAATAGGAATTGTGGGCAGAGAGCTCACTGTCAAGCATTTCCAGTTTTCATTAGCATTCTATTTTGACACATTATCGTCTTCTAGGGGttgacaaaaagagacaaacaattCCCAGCTTCTTTTGTCTTAATTATATGCATGAGATCATGGCCAGGGGCAAAAGTGGAtgaaggatggagagaaagaatgagggaggaatgagaaagagacagagagagggtgagTTTCCTTCAGCAGTATAAAGAGGTGCTATAGCTTGTGATGATGAATAGCCCTCCCCAGTTAGCCCTATCCATGGGCATCACCGTGACTAGAGTCCTCCTGATATATTCACAGCCCAATCTCAGTCTCCTCTTAGTTTTAATAAGGTCATCAACTTGACTGAAAGATGCATCGACTGATAATCTCACGCGCTGTCTGCAAAAAGGGGTTCAGAGTAATCCTTCCCTCGTCATCAGCCACCTCTGCTTCTGTCATTATCCctcaatcattttcatttaaattagcCAATTCTGATTAGTCTGTGTACCGCGTACATCCCACGTATACAGTGCCCCAATCCCTTTCTGAGCCCTGCAGAGACCGATCATGTGGAATGAATGGCAAGTCATCAAAGATCAAGACGACATGCacctgtacagtatatgtgtggtGAAAGAACGAGGCGCAGTATAATGTGCACACTTAGTCGTTTAGAGAACCACATCCTTCTCGCTCAGCCTTTGGGTTTCCAGTGAGTGATTCATGCAAGTGTTTGGCCTTTTCTTAGCCTGCCCTAGATCTTATCACAATCCACCAGACTAATTCAGCATTCAGGAGGATGCACAGCCTGAGAGATAGCTCCCTTCAACTTATTGAAATGCGCTGAGTGCCGTCATGTCAGTTGTAAAACTGTGTGAAACCAAGACAAAAGCATAGAGGAAATGCTGGCTCATAAATCATTGTGCAGCATTCCCTTTGACACATCCTAACCCAACATCCTACTATTAAATCAGGCGTTGCCAAATATCAGTGTGCAGATACTCAGCTACTGTGCCGAAATCTGTGAACTATTCAAACAGCTGGGGATTGCGGAGCTCTGTGCGGATGGAGTAGTGCTTAGAGATAGAGCCTCCACAATGTTGTCTTGGACCTTTCAGTTTTGACAGAAATAGTTCTGCAATGTGCATAAAGATTCAGCACAGTTTCTCCATAAGGCAGTTTTTTTACATTCCCACACAAATGTTATGTATCATATCTGCTTATCCCTATACGGTATGACTCTTGCTTGCCAGAAGGATCACAAAATAAGGCCTGAAAGATCATTGCTACAGCGTTGACTAGTTTAAGTAGTTCTGTCAATCAGTGACATGTTAACAACATTCCTTCAGCAAGCAGTTTTTCAGAGTACATAATTTACATGCTGCAGCTGCACGTTTCCTTGTGTCGACTACAACATTGTGCTAGCAGAGCGACGGTTCTAGATTTTTAAAACCTACTGAGGACTCTTGTGCTCACAATTTGGTTTAAATGTTTCTTCCTTGAACGAGGAGAATGTATATATCTTAATCTCATTTGATAGCTGTGCCTAGACAGAGTAATCTCTTCCAACATTATGTGCAGCATGAAGCTTATCTCTTTAAAGAGGatgctttttcttgttttaccATGAAACTGCTTCTGACTGAAAGAGCTTCAAAGGGCTTCTTTGTTTCATAATGTGCATGCAGCTCATTCACAGGCTTGATCTTCTTCTTATTTCCTCCCcctactctctctttctctatttttctGTCACTtgcctctcttttcctctcccgtccttcctttccttcttctctcgTCTAATTCGAAAACATTCATGGATCCATACTATACTCAATCATAAATTGTAAATATTAGTGctattttcttttgctttaaCGCAATTACTCATTACAGCCAGTGCCAGTTCTTCCAGTTTCTCATGGGGATTacttatgcatttgttttcattttcctccTACTTTACTTTTTCCTCAATATAGCTCTTCTTCAGCAAAAAGCCTATTTTTCTAATATGCAGAGTTTTTACACTCCTTTCTCTTAATCTGTGGTGATCTGGTCTTGCAGTGTATTTTTAAATGGGAGCTCATTGCTATTTATCCAGTTCCAGCTTTCTCCCTCCCATTATGAAGTTGAAATGTTGCACGGCTGCCTCTGTCTCTATTCTAACTTGACACAAGATAGGAAGGTAGGGTGAAATCTAATTTTAGTGAAGGCAGAAAAAGATGATGGGTGGAAGGACTTGAAGGACTACAATGATTTgtcacatttgtaaaaaaaaaaagcttaataaACTGACATTTGCTTGGTTTCTGGGGCAAGTATTGCACAGTGTAAGTAAATGAGCAAAAAAAGCTGACGATTAGCATGTTTGAAAATGCTTTTGATTAACGGGTGCCAAACTGagatgagcagagcagagccAAGAACCAActgctttgtttaaaaaatgtcctGGTCCGTTTACTTTGCTCTTAACATTCATCACTGCCTAAAAGCCTGATCCGAAGAAGGGTTATAAATGAACGTGAGTAACCTAAGAAAATACCCCTACAAGCTGTTTGGCTTTCTAAGTCAATTGACAAATCTACAATctaagaacaaaaacaagaggaagACTGCTTCAGAATATATTATACAACACTATAGGGATCTGTGCCCATCTTATTACCAAAGTGAAAATGTTATAGTCTTACTCATGATATTATGTAAGTCATGGCTTCACAATTTGCACACCATATGACACCCTCTAATCTAAGTcatataacaaaaaaacatcaacctTTGTTGGTAAAATGTTGTGGTTTTCACATATGAATATTATGAGTGCTAAAAAAATAACCATAACTCAAAATGTTGTCTTGTCTTTGCAGAGTGTCAGCGAGTTTGGCTTAGACATCATAGAGACTCCTGAAGGTGACAAGTGGCCGCAGCTTATCGTTCAGCAGAACCTGGATCGTGAGCAGAAGGACACCTTTGTCATGAAGATAAAGGTTGAGGATGGTGGAAACCCTCCCAAGTCCAGCACTGCCATCCTCCAAGTCACCATCTCCGATGTCAATGACAATCGTCCCGTCTTCAAGGACAGTGAGCTGGAGGTCACAGTGCCAGAGAATGCCCCCACGGGGACATCGGTTGCTCAGCTTCACGCTTCAGACGCAGACCTGGGTTCCAATGCACAGATCCACTTCGCCTTCAGCAACCAGATCTCTGCCTCAACCAAACGTCACTTTGCCATCGACAGCTCCACGGGACTGATCACTGTGAGGCAGCCACTGGACAGGGAAGTAACTCCTGTTCACAAACTTATTGTCCTTGCCAGTGATGGCAGCTCTACCCCCTCCAGAGCCACAGTGGTTGTTAATGTAACAGATGTTAATGACAATGTTCCCTCCATAGACACACGCTACATTATCAACCTGGTTAATGGAACTGTTCTGCTGTCTGAGAATGCACCTCTTAACACCAAAATAGCACTCATCACTGTTACTGACAAGGATGCAGATCTTTATGGCAAAGTAGCTTGCTACACTGACCATGATGTTCCTTTTCGGTTGAAGCCTGTCTTTAATGATCAATTCTTACTAGAGACAGCTGCCCCCCTAGATTATGAGACGACTCGAGAATATGCAATTAAGATAGTGGCTTCGGATAGGGGGACGCCTCCTTTGAACACTTCAGCTATGGTTTTAATTAAAATCAAGGATGAGAACGACAACGCACCCATCTTTCCCCAGCCGGAAATCCAACTTTCCATACCGGAGAACAATGACCCCTCTACACAGTTAATAAAAATCAGCGCCACTGACGCAGACAGCGGACATAATGCTGAGATTATTTATACTCTTGGCCCTGATGCGCCTGACGGGTTTAACATAGACAGACGGTCAGGAATTCTCTCCGTTGGCAAACGACTGGACAGAGAGAAGCAAGAGAGGTACTCATTCACTGTCATAGCGAGGGACAATGGCTCCGCTTCCCTGCAGAACAATGTCACTGTCAGGCTAATCGTCCAGGACCTTAATGACAACAGCCCAGCTTTCACACATCCTGAGTACAACTTCTATGTGCCTGAGAACCTGCCTCTCTATGGAACTGTGGGCTTAATCACAGTGACGGATGCAGATGCGGGAGACAATTCGATTATAACCCTGTCCGTTTTGAACGGGAAAGATAATTTCATCAtcgacccccaaactggtgtgaTCAAGCCCAATATCACTTTTGATAGGGAGCAGCAAAGCTCCTACACATTTATGGTCAAGGCAGTTGATGCAGGGCAACCTCCAAGCTCCTCCTACGCCAAGGTCACTATAAATGTAGTCGATGTGAACGACAATCGCCCTGTGTTCGTCATCCCATCCTCCAATTACTCATATGACCTAGTGCGAACCACCGTCACCCCTGGCGCAGTGGTTACCAGAGTATTTGCCATTGACAATGACACAGGTATGAATGCTGAGCTGCAGTACAGCATTAtcagcagcatcatcatcacatctaggGTCTCTCCTCGAGGTCTTTTTGCCATCGACAAAACAACGGGTAACATAACACTACAGGAGAAAGTAGTGGCAGCTGATCAGGGGCTGCATAGGCTGGTAGTCAAGGTCAAAGATCTAGGTCAGCCTGAGTCATTACATGCTATCGCACTTATTCACTTGTTTGTCAATGACACTGTGTCAAATGCTACCTTTATCCAAGAGCAGCTGCGAAAAAGTATGGAGACACCCTTGGATCGTAACATAGGGGACAGTGAGGTAACACCTCAAGCCAATGGATATGTAATTGTTGTCATAGCAATCATAGCAGGGACCATGACTGTCATCTTGGTGATATTTGTGACTGCCTTGGTGCGCTGCCGACAGACACCCAGACACAAAGTGGTACAGAAGGGCAAGCAGAGTGGCGAGTGGGTGTCACCCAACCAAGACAACCGTCagatcaagaagaagaagaagagaaagaagcgATCCCCCAAGAGCCTCCTCTTGAACTTTGTGACCATTGATGAATCCAAGCCTGACGACCCCAGCCATGAGCATGTTAATGGTACACTGGATCTCCCTGTGGAGTTGGAGGAGCAAACCATGGGGAAGTACAACTGGGCTACAACACCCACCACCTTCAAACCCGACAGCCCAGATTTGGCCAAGCATTACAAGTCCGCGTCCCCTCAGCCTACATTTCAAATCAAACCGGAGACTCCAGTGGCCCCAAAGAAACATCATGTGATCCAGGAGCTCCCCTTGGACAACACGTTCGTGGTGGGCTGTGACTCACTCTCCAAGTGCTCATCGACTAGCTCCGACCCGTACAGTGTCTCAGAGTGCAGCTGTCAGGGGGGATTCAAGACTGCGGGGCAAATCACCACCCGACAGGTAATTCATGACTTCCTTTTTAAACCCACCCACACTAGTCCCCACTCACACTCCCCTTGCTGTCCCATGGTAGGTGATGTGAAAGGGGGAGGGTGGCAGCATGGAGCCATGGGACTTTCCCACACAGACCATGACCATGTCTACATGAATGTCATTTGctcttaaaaatgaaaataaataaaacgtaatTTGTCGCAATTAATACAGCAAACCTTTCACTGTACTGATTGTTCATTAATTCATGTATTCACCCTCCTTCATAAGCAATCATAATTGCATAATCGTTTACAAAAATACATGTGCAGGCTAATTTCATATTCAAAAGCTTAAGTAATGGCAGCAGTGTAATTATGATGGCTAGCCGATTTAAACTTCAGTGTGAGTGGTTGGTGGCAATGTAGCCTGATTTAGAGAAGCTTGGGATAGGTGGTAATGATTGGACTCTCCACTGATGTATTTGAGATCAAGGGTGAATGATGCCGTGTGCATATATTTGACTGACGTGTTTTAAAAAGGctaagcaaaaaataaatattacagccacAGGGATACTTCATCAGGTATTCATCTGGTCAAAAATGGTGAAGCTAATagcacaaaaaacaaagtgctCTTGACATGCTAAAACAACTTGATAAATAGTCCCACTGTTTGTGGATTCTGTCCTCAAAATATTAAGTGCTATCTTAGCTTTGCCAGTGAGGCTTTGTGGGAGAGAAACTCATTTGAATGCCAAGGTACAGCAAAGGGCTTATGATTCCATAAGAGATATGTGCCAAATGCGAAGTGCCCCAATAAATAAAAGCTGGCgagggaaataaatgtaaatcagAGGTAAAGAGAGGTGGCCTTGCTTAGTGCTGACAGCCAGAGCAGAGCACTGTGGGGAAGACTGAGTACTTCTTGGGGCGGGGGGAGGGGGTCACAAGGATCAAGGTGACGCAGAGCCTTGAGACCAATATACTTAAACACCAAGGGAGCAGTAGTCCATAAAAATCCTGCCAAGCCGATGTTGCTTTTAGCCCATAAATGCTCTACTTTAATGACCCcaattattgttataaatgaCGTATGTAGATGCACATTCTTTACATTCTTTAAATTACCTCACATAGGAGAGGCTGTAATGACATCACAACAAAGGTCTTGCCGCTGTGATTTGTTGTAGTTTGTGTTAGAGATGACACTGATGATCATTGCATACATGGCAGAATATCTAAGTGTTGATATTTGACCTGCTATCACCAGCACAATGGAAACTTATCAAGGCAGACTAGTATGTGCATGGGGTAGCAATTTATTTATACTGATACGCCTGGATCCATATTTCCCCTCAGTGTCAAACCAGTCTCaaccattttcatttttttgtttgtttctttttgtgattttttgttgttgttgaggatTTGGTTGGTTTGCCTTTGGTTGCattggcttttgtttttgttactgtTTTGATCAAAATTATCACAACTGCCATTCATCCAATTCTAGGTCAATTTCATGATATTGCATCAATAATTGATTTAGTTTGATGAGGTgcttgcttttgtttgtgcGTAGCCTCATATTGCACACAGTTTTCAGATATTTggttcatttctgtctttttgctcCCAGTACGCTTCTGTGTAACATCTAGCGAACGTTAAAATTCCTCATGGCATAGTTTTGATAAATGACTGTTGATCCCATGAAGTATTTTGCTTAGCATAATTTATGAAGACACCCACACAGAGTTGATAGTCATTCCCTTCATCCACCTTTTATTTGAAATCATGGTTAAAAGCTATGCTCTGCCATGGTACATTATACATAAGCCAACTACATGCCCTTGGTACCAAAGATTTAATTCCTAATGTGTTTATATGACACACTGACGAGTTGTCAGGATGATTTCCCCCTCTTACTGTTAGTGTCTGCCCTGAAATATGCATAAATATTCTGTCTTTGCTCTACAATTCCGAATTATTATCCTTCGTGAATGCTATGCATCAAGGATTTCAATTGATTTTTACTTATGTTTCTGATCAGAGTGAAGTATTTTTGTCAGAATAATTTAAAATCAATGAATATATGATTAGTAAACATCCTACCAAACATTCAGGCTCTGTTTGAATcagtttatttataatgtactatatatttattcatttctcaAAGGGAGGTCAGGTTTAATATGCTTAATATTCTCATATTTTGGTGTCACATGCTCTAAGGATTTGAATACTATCAAATAAAAATCCTCATTGGTTCTACTCACCAACCATATCTTCAAAGATGCTAAGCTGATAATACATCAATTTCTTTCTGTCCCCTTGAGCAATTGACAAGTGATGCCTCCCACTTTAGACGTTAGATTTCCCACCAGTTTTAAGTGTGCTTATTTAAAGCCTGTGTCATGGAAAAAAAATAGCATGAAGCTTTGCGTAATGAGAATCGGTGGCTGCAAAGGTTAATTAAATGCACTAAAGGGTTAATCACTCGTAATACAGTATGATTAAAATCACCGTAATTAGGTTTCGTATGAGGCTgataagaaagaagaaaaaaggcagCCGTCCTTTAAGATTATCAGTGATGCTTCGTACTATCCTTGTCTAAGTCACGTTCTCAGTATCCCAAGTGATGTGACAATAGATGACCAGCTGTCCTGTTTTTAGAAGCTATTATAATTTCATCTCTGCTTGATATCATCTTCATGCTACTTTAAACAAAATCTATTTTCAAAGTCTAAAGAAGAACACTCCTTCAAAAAGTGCGGTTGTTGCTTTTATCTGaaggaggtaaaaaaaaaagagagaatatttGAGCGCTCTCGAATTTCAAGAGATTATTTCAAGTGTGGCTGTTAAAACAAAAGCTTTATTTGGTCTTTCAATGCCAGCAATTCAGTCTCTGGTGAGCCTAAACCTAATACCAGAAGTCTAAAAGTGAAGATTACAGGCAGGTtgtcatgttttcctttttgttcatCAGAGTGACAGATGGTACGTTAGTGCCTTTACAGTGATCTCTCGTTTGCCCCACACCTTCCCTCACACCAAAAGCAGctgaaaataaaggaaagacAAAAAGCCCACCCGATGGCAAGCCGATGTGGAGGGCTCATAGGAGGAGATAATTATGGTTGAAGGTCACCTAAATGTTTTCAGGGACTTTACAGATGTAGCTGATAAAGAGTAAAGCTTGTAAAAATACTTCAGAGACCACCGATTTGTGTCACCATATGGCTTCATTATACAGCGAGAGCTGtatttgcaaataaaaaatacctcctctctcccctcccctctcctctcagttTTTACGCAtctcatcattttcttttaacccCTACCCTGTGATATTAGAGGTCAATCTGCCTCCGGTGATGAGGAGCTCTTGTGAGAGTATGTGCTTTAGCGGAGGCAGATCAAATGGGTACCACCCTGCTTGAGTGATCTCAGACATCACCATGAATACAAAGGGAATAAAAAGGCTAATACATTCTTTTGTTAGGCCCTTAATTTTGGGCCCACGGAACACGAAGGGTCACTGGTTAACGAAACTAATCTATGACTCAAGATACAGTGGGAGAAGCTGCTGTTAGTGTGTTTGTAGAATCACATCAGAATACATTGCAGTTTGACTAAATATAATTTACACCATAAGTGTTGTAGTTAGGCCTTATTTATAATGCAATTTATTATACgatctttataaaaaaaaaagatcatatTATAAATGCGTTGTAGAACAAGGGCAGCGGTGAACACATTTTGCATACCGTCATTTATTTGCGTGGGTGAAGGTATGGGCATTTCACACTAGCCACCCATGGTCCGATGACAAAGCGCTTGTGCTGACTCATAGTTAGTGCGTCACCAGGGCTAGAAGCCATAATCTTAAAACACCAACTAGGCTTcgtttaaaaaacatataatgCCAGTTTTAAATCTTCACGAATGATAAtgactttattatattttattttattatcattgtctttttttttatttatttttattttgagtcatTGCATCTATGCATCACTGTGCCTTGCTAATGTAAGCACTATCAGGTCAGATTCTTCCTGATTCAGATATTGGCAGATGTGTTGCTAACCTTCTTAGGAACAGCAAAATGTCATATTCTGTACATATCAGAGGACCCACTGGCAAGGGTCCGAAAGAATAAGTGGGCCTAAATTGATTCAAATGGCTTTTTGAGGGGAAATGAAGAGTGCTGCACTGGTGTGGTgggagacaaaaagacaaattgGGAGTGATAATTGGATAAGATTGCATGCTCTGATAAGTACAGGAAAAATGCACAAGCTTGTGACACTTGTAGCATTCTTCAAGGAACCCTGACAAGATAATGATATGATTGCCAGCCGTGCCTTGAAgaatgcttttttttgtatcttcTACCTTCTCTTCGGAGATTTTTTATTCAGTGTTCAATGTAGCCTCACACTGATAAGGCTACACCTTAGGCTGCTCAGAGCTCGATGATATTGTAACTACAATCTCcctatatctgtctgtctctctatatttCAGGAGACGGCACTGAAACCACCACACTATGGCACACTCTGTGGCACAGGTACAGCTCACTCCCACAGGATTAAAATCAATCTCTAGCTCCCACTACCTAAAgcgagaaaaagagagaaaagagagagagagagggcagagggaggaaagaaggaaggcgAGAACTGAAGAGGTGAAACAAGTACTTTACTATCTCTACAGCCTCAAACCTCCACCTCTTCATACAATCGAGAGAAAAGATGAACttggagggggggagggatCTCAGAAAAAGAGAGACGCTTCATGTTGCCTGCCTGAAacttgacaaagctcctccTGTGAATCTGTTGGAAGTTTGAAATGCTTTATTGAGTCCTATGCTATTACTTACCTGTGTCACTGAGGACAAAACTGTATGCCCTGAACCCTCCT
Encoded proteins:
- the pcdh11 gene encoding protocadherin-11 X-linked isoform X2, whose protein sequence is MDLASQTHVLVVLLTCVVFLCRAQERDYTVKEEQPENVRIGNLRKDLDLNLDPNIRLSSPLQFKPVYKTGDVPLVRVEANTGEIFTTNHRIDREKLCSGVFAEKRCYYEIEVAVLPDEIFRLVKIRFLIEDVNDNAPLFQSTVINISIPENTAINTRYPVPSAFDPDVGINGIQHYELVKSVSEFGLDIIETPEGDKWPQLIVQQNLDREQKDTFVMKIKVEDGGNPPKSSTAILQVTISDVNDNRPVFKDSELEVTVPENAPTGTSVAQLHASDADLGSNAQIHFAFSNQISASTKRHFAIDSSTGLITVRQPLDREVTPVHKLIVLASDGSSTPSRATVVVNVTDVNDNVPSIDTRYIINLVNGTVLLSENAPLNTKIALITVTDKDADLYGKVACYTDHDVPFRLKPVFNDQFLLETAAPLDYETTREYAIKIVASDRGTPPLNTSAMVLIKIKDENDNAPIFPQPEIQLSIPENNDPSTQLIKISATDADSGHNAEIIYTLGPDAPDGFNIDRRSGILSVGKRLDREKQERYSFTVIARDNGSASLQNNVTVRLIVQDLNDNSPAFTHPEYNFYVPENLPLYGTVGLITVTDADAGDNSIITLSVLNGKDNFIIDPQTGVIKPNITFDREQQSSYTFMVKAVDAGQPPSSSYAKVTINVVDVNDNRPVFVIPSSNYSYDLVRTTVTPGAVVTRVFAIDNDTGMNAELQYSIISSIIITSRVSPRGLFAIDKTTGNITLQEKVVAADQGLHRLVVKVKDLGQPESLHAIALIHLFVNDTVSNATFIQEQLRKSMETPLDRNIGDSEVTPQANGYVIVVIAIIAGTMTVILVIFVTALVRCRQTPRHKVVQKGKQSGEWVSPNQDNRQIKKKKKRKKRSPKSLLLNFVTIDESKPDDPSHEHVNGTLDLPVELEEQTMGKYNWATTPTTFKPDSPDLAKHYKSASPQPTFQIKPETPVAPKKHHVIQELPLDNTFVVGCDSLSKCSSTSSDPYSVSECSCQGGFKTAGQITTRQETALKPPHYGTLCGTGTAHSHRIKINL